A single genomic interval of Candidatus Methylomirabilota bacterium harbors:
- a CDS encoding Zn-ribbon domain-containing OB-fold protein has translation MAATEPVITLKNFFERAREGALTAVRCGKCSALAIPPKEFCESCHQRAWEPVALSGQGTIASYTIIRVAPARHAAEAPYAVAVVQLKEGVSLLGRIVDLPLDKLQVGLPVKFRPLVVNSQTALGFGPA, from the coding sequence TTGGCCGCGACTGAGCCCGTGATCACCCTCAAGAACTTCTTCGAGCGGGCCCGCGAAGGAGCGCTCACCGCGGTCAGGTGCGGCAAGTGCAGCGCGCTGGCGATCCCCCCCAAGGAGTTCTGCGAGTCCTGCCACCAGCGCGCGTGGGAGCCGGTGGCGCTCTCCGGCCAGGGCACGATCGCGTCGTACACGATCATCCGCGTCGCGCCCGCCCGCCACGCGGCGGAGGCGCCCTACGCCGTTGCGGTCGTGCAGCTGAAGGAAGGCGTGTCGCTGCTGGGGCGCATCGTGGACCTGCCGCTCGACAAGCTCCAGGTCGGCCTGCCCGTGAAGTTCCGCCCGCTCGTCGTGAACAGTCAGACCGCCCTCGGCTTCGGGCCGGCCTGA
- a CDS encoding YjgN family protein, with protein sequence MRATGAATGHRLVFHGRGWSLFGIHIVNVFLTLVTLGIYYFWAKVRVRRYVFGQAEFEGDRFTFHGRGTELLLGFIKAVIVFGIPLTALNYVPQILDASTPVTVATSLAAYALVLVLIPVARAGARRYRLSRSSWRGIHFSFRGRTAEFVRVFVVGSLLAVVTLGLYYPVFATRNHAFMMRHSYFGTAKFDFDGHGRDLLVSFLYAALLTLPTFGFAWFWFAAAKRRYFWERTSFLGARFRSTVTGGRLLRLKLGNLLVIIVTLGLGWPFAMIRTARFNCRHVMLEGALDLDAIRQQAEGATATGEGLLSLFEADLDLG encoded by the coding sequence GTGCGGGCGACGGGCGCCGCCACGGGACATCGCCTGGTCTTCCACGGCCGGGGCTGGTCGCTCTTCGGTATCCACATCGTCAACGTCTTCCTCACCCTGGTCACGCTGGGCATCTACTACTTCTGGGCGAAGGTGCGCGTGCGGCGATACGTCTTCGGCCAGGCGGAGTTCGAGGGCGATCGCTTCACGTTCCACGGGCGCGGCACCGAGCTGCTGCTCGGCTTCATCAAGGCCGTGATCGTCTTCGGAATCCCCTTGACCGCCCTCAATTACGTCCCGCAGATCCTGGACGCCAGCACCCCCGTCACGGTGGCGACGTCGCTAGCAGCCTACGCGCTGGTGCTGGTGCTGATCCCGGTGGCGCGCGCCGGGGCCCGGCGCTACCGGCTGAGCCGGTCCTCGTGGCGGGGCATCCACTTCTCCTTCCGCGGGCGCACCGCCGAGTTCGTGCGGGTGTTCGTGGTCGGCTCGCTGCTGGCGGTGGTGACGCTGGGCCTCTACTACCCGGTCTTTGCCACGCGCAACCACGCGTTCATGATGCGGCACTCGTACTTCGGCACGGCGAAGTTCGACTTCGACGGTCACGGGCGCGACCTCCTGGTGAGCTTCCTCTACGCCGCCCTCCTGACGCTGCCGACGTTCGGCTTCGCCTGGTTCTGGTTCGCCGCCGCCAAGCGCCGGTACTTCTGGGAGCGCACCTCGTTCCTGGGCGCCCGCTTCCGGTCCACCGTCACCGGGGGGCGCCTGCTCCGGCTCAAGCTGGGCAATCTCCTGGTGATCATCGTCACCCTCGGTCTGGGCTGGCCGTTCGCCATGATCCGCACCGCGCGCTTCAATTGCCGGCACGTGATGCTCGAGGGCGCCCTCGACCTGGACGCGATCCGGCAGCAAGCCGAGGGAGCCACGGCCACCGGCGAAGGGCTGCTGAGCCTCTTCGAGGCCGACCTGGATCTCGGATGA